A portion of the Sphingobacterium spiritivorum genome contains these proteins:
- a CDS encoding DoxX family protein produces MNLVSKIEHWGDAHHPRWLDVLRIALGIVIFAKGVSFIMDTDSVSRLIQKTNFQLSIWSAVHYVAFAHLVGGLFIALGLSTRLAVAFQIPILLGAVFFVNITDGFSFLNSEFWFSLIVLVLLIVFFIIGSGPYSLDNAMNKPGYLRKI; encoded by the coding sequence ATGAACCTGGTAAGCAAGATTGAGCACTGGGGAGATGCCCATCATCCCCGTTGGCTAGACGTACTAAGAATCGCATTAGGAATTGTGATCTTTGCAAAAGGAGTGAGTTTTATTATGGATACGGATTCCGTGTCCCGGCTCATTCAAAAAACCAACTTTCAGTTATCCATATGGTCTGCAGTCCACTATGTAGCATTTGCTCATCTGGTAGGAGGGTTGTTTATTGCTTTAGGGCTATCTACACGGCTAGCCGTTGCATTTCAGATACCCATACTACTTGGTGCGGTTTTCTTTGTCAATATTACAGATGGATTTAGTTTTCTGAATTCTGAATTCTGGTTTTCTTTGATTGTACTGGTATTACTTATTGTATTTTTTATTATTGGTTCGGGACCTTATTCCCTTGATAATGCAATGAATAAACCCGGATATCTGCGTAAGATATAG